A stretch of DNA from Gottschalkia acidurici 9a:
TCAAGAGAACTCTTAAAACATCCCAAGATAAATGATTGGCTATCTCTATGGATGGGAGAAATAAAAGTAGGTAAGAAAAAAGATGTAACTCAAAATTTAGTTAATACAAATAATCTAATAAAGTTTTATCAAGGAGCTAATGGAATTAAGACAGGATTTACAAATGACGCGGGTTTCTGTTTATCAGCGTCTGCTAAAAGAGGAAACCTAAGTTTAATTAGTGTTATTTTAGGATGCAATACGGCTCAGGTGAGGTTCAACGAAACAAAAAAATTATTAGATTATGGTTTTGCCATGTATGATTCTGTAACAGTAAATAAAAAAGGTGACTTGATTAAAAAATTACCCGTAGCAAAAGGTAATATAAAAGAAACGTCTATAGTAACTCAAGATAGTTTAAATATTCTTATAAAAAAGGTGAAAATAAAAATATACAAAAAGAAATAAAACTTCCTGAATATATAGATGCACCACTAAATAAAAATCAAGTTGTAGGAGAGTATATAGTTAAAATAAATGGAAAAGAATATGGTAAAGTAAATCTTGTCACTAAAGAGAAAATAGAAAGAGCTTCATTTAAAAATTTATTTAACAATAGTTTTAAGAGTATAATTGGAAATTAAATATGATTTATACAAAAGCTAGATATATGTATGAAAATATATCTAGCTTTTTATATATTAGTTTTAGATAGCTTTATTCTTAGATGAAAGACTAAATATATAAAAAATAAAGAGAAAAAAGTTCAGAATTATAAAAAATATAAATTAAAATTATGATATAAAAATTTCCCAGGAAACTGAACTATAAAAATAAAGATAGAACTAAAAATTAAATAATCAGCTTAAATAAGGCAAATATTATATTTATTAAATGCTGATAGGACAATTAACGTTTCCGATTTATTAAATTCATACAGTGAAATTAATAAATATAAAAATAGTTATATGTAGTGAAAAAGACGAACAATACAATATTCGAAAGATAGTGCAATTGTTCATAAGCTAGCTATTAAATGAATAACAATTCAATATGAGCATTCAATTACTGGAGGTGTTTTAATGGGATACTATGTTAGAGTAGAACCTAATGTAAAGGTTTATGTAGAGGATCTTAATCAAGAAGGCAAAAAAACAATTGTATTTTTACACGGTTGGCCTGGAAGTCATAAGCTATTTGAATATCAGTTTAATGAACTCCCTAAAAAAGGATATAGATGCATTGGTATAGATCAAAGAGGGTTTGGTGAATCGGATAAGCCATTTACGGGATATGACTACAATAGATTATCAGATGATGTCCGAGCTGTGGTTGATGCATTAAAACTAAATGATTTTGTGTTAGCGGGTCATTCAACAGGGGGAGCAATTGCTATTAGATACATGGCTAGACATAATGGACATGGAGTATCCAAGCTTGCTCTTTTTGCAGCAGCGACTCCTAGTCTCATTAAACGTCCTAATTTTCCATATGGTCTAGACAGAGAAGTAGTGACTAATATCATTCATGATACATATAACGATCGTCCTAAAATGTTAAGCAACTTCGGGGACATATTTTTCTTTCAGCATATAACAGAGCCATTTGCTAGTTGGTTTTTACAATTAGGGTTACAAGCAGCAGGATGGGCAACTGCTGCAATAGCAAATACTTGGTTACGTGAAGAATTATTTTATGACTTAGAGAAGATAAATGTTCCAACATTAATTATTCATGGTATTCATGATAAAGTTGTTCTATTTGAACTAGGCAAATTACAAGAACAAGGAATTAAAAATTCAAGACTTATACCGTTTCAATATAGTGGTCACGGAGCGTTCTATGATCAACGAGATAAATTTAACGAAGAACTAACAAAATTTATTACAGAATAAAAAAGTGAAAGGTGAAAGTTACAAAATGATAAGTTATTCACGAAAATCTAATTTAGAAATGAGAGTAATTTATTATTGAAAAAGTATATTTTATTAAAATATATTATAAAATGAGATTAAAGAATTATTAAAAATTTAATACATACTAAACAAAAGAGATGAAGGTGAGACCTCATCTCTTTTACTAATAAATAATACTTTCTATATTAATATTATTTATTAAAGGATTTTATATTACCTCTGTTAGGAAGTGTTCCTAGAATCATATTTTGACATTGATTACAATCAGCGATAGGATAAGAACCTATAAGTTTATAACCTGATTCAGGTGTTGGACAAAAATGATCTTCAGTACACTTACTATATCTATAACAAAGATCTCCTGTACCCGGAAAAGAACAACTAAATTTCTCATATTTGCAACATAAAGTCATTATAAATCCTCCCTATATAAAATAATACTTTATTATTATTTCATATAGAGAAATATTTATTTAAATTTCCACTTATAAAAATATGGCTATAATATAATTTTAAATAATACTATAAGAAATCTAATAAAAAAGTAAAAAATTAATGATTATTGTTTATTTTAGATTTAAAATATAAATAAAGTTTTATTATATATAATACAGGAATTACAAGTTAAAAATGATAGAGTTAGTTTGACATACTACTTTTATCTATATAATCATGATATTATGAATGCATAAGAATATAATTATAAATTAACATAAGGTTTTATAAAAAATGTAAATCTTGTTATATTTCTCTTAATTCTTTTAATTAATAATAAGTTAACGATAAATATTAAATTATTTCTTAAGATTATCTTTAATAGTAATCTTATAAGTATAAAGAAATTTTTATAGGGTAACAAAAAATACAAAAAATCCATAAAGTGAAATTAGTGAGGTATTTCTAACATAGTTATTATAAAATTACTAATTAAAAATATTTAAAATTAAACAAAATGAAGGCTAGTTTGCAGAAATAGAGTCAAAACTAAGTAAGCATATAGGAAAGGAGCTTTTAATTATACTAAAGCTTTACTAATCAATAACATGCATTGTACAATCTACAAATGAAAAAGACAAGAAATTAATCTAGTTTTTTTCACTTGTAGATTGTATAATAGATAGTAACTAAATTTGAAGGGATGTAAGATAAAAACATTATTTTATATTCATATTTTTAAATAGACCGGTAAGATTTGTAATTTAAATATATAATATCAATAAGTTTTTGTGTAGTATATAAATATTTAATGTAAGAAATGGAGTGAATATAATGCTAGCAGTAGATAATATGTTCAATTGGATAATAGCTAAATCAATTGCCTTACCAGGGCTACTTATTGCCATCATATTTCATGAACTTGCTCATGGATATTCTGCATATCTTCTAGGAGATTCTACAGCTAAAAATTATGGGAGACTTACTTTAAATCCAATATCACATATAGATCCTTTAGGCTTTATAATGTTGTATGTAATTGGATTTGGATGGGCAAAACCAGTTCCAATAAATCCAAATAATTTTAAAAATAGAAAAAGAGATAATATAATTGTTTCATTAGCTGGATCTTTTACAAATTTTATTATAGTAATTATTACTATAATAGTGCTTGTAATAAGTGTTAAGTTAAAAGCAAATGATATTTTCATAAGCATTGTGTATATAATTATGCAATACAATCTATCATTTGGAATATTCAACTTACTTCCATTTCCTCCGCTAGATGGCTCTAAAGTTGTAGCAAGTTTACTACCTTTGAAATATGAAATTAAGTTTTATCAATATGAAAGATACCTATATGCAGCTTTAATTGTTTTATTAATAACTAATAGAATTGATAAAATACTAGGAAAATTATTATTTATAGGCAATAGCCTTATAATGGATATGATAAATATGTTAATTAGATTAATATAAATATAAAATAGGAGAAAAAAATGAAGTATAATATTATATTAGAATCTTTTGAAGGCCCACTAGACTTACTTTATCATCTTATAGAAAAAGAAAAAGTTGATATATATGATATACCTATATCTAAGATAACAGATCAATATATAGCTCATATAGAAACTATGAAAGAACTAGATCTAGACGTTACTAGTGAATTTTTAGTGATGGCTGCTACACTATTGGAAATTAAATCAAAAATGCTTTTACCTGTATCTAAGAAAGATGAAGGTTTTCAGCAATCTATGGACGAGTTAGATCCGAGGGTTGATTTAGTGAGAAGACTTATAGAGTACAAAAAGTATAAAGATGCTTCTGAAAAACTAAAATCTAGAGAAGAATTATATAGTAAGATTTATTATAAAGCAAAAGAAGAAATAGAATATGAAGAAGAGGATATTGCGTTCGAAAATATAGACTTAGACCACTTAATAGTTGTGTATAAAGAAATATTAAAAAAGTGTATTGATTATGAAAAAGAGGTAGAATATAAAGAAATAGCAAGAGATAAAGTAACAATAGAGGAAAGTATTGATAGTATCTTAGATATGGTTAACTATAGAAAAAAAGTGTTTTTTGAAGATTTATTTCAAGATAAAAATACGAAAGCAATGGTTGTAGTGACATTTTTAGCTTTACTAGAACTTATAAAGCAAAAACTTGTATCTATTAAACAAGAAGGGAATTTTGCAAGAATAGTAGTAGAATTAAAAAATACAAAATAAAACTAGGAGTGCCTTATGGATAAGAGAGAGATAAAATCTGTAATTGAAGGGTTATTATTTACATGGGGTGACCCTTTATCGATTAAAGACATTAGGGACGTTTTGGAAATCCCTGAAAAGGAAGTTAATGATATACTGCATGAAATGATAGATGAGTTTAATTATGAAAGAAGAGGTATACAAATACTAAAAACTAATAATACATATCAGTTAGGTACAAGAGCAGAACACTTTGAATGGATGAAAAAACTTTGCGTACCAAAGGAAAGTAAAACACTTTCTGCTGCTGCACTGGAGACACTATCTATTATAGCTTATAAACAACCGATAATTAAGAGTGAGATAGAAGCTATAAGAGGTGTAAAGTGTGATAAGGCAATATCAACTTTATTAGAAAAGAAGTTAATAAAAGAAGCTGGTAGATTAGAGAAAACAGGAAGACCCATATTGTATGGTACTACAGATGAGTTTTTAAAGTGTTTTGGACTAGATACATTGAAACAATTACCTCAGTTAAAAGAAATAATTGAAGATAAAGAAGAGAAGAATATTTAAATAACACAAGTTTTTGTGTTATTTTTTTTTTATTGGGAAAAATAACTTTTAAACTGTATATATAGAATGGGGTGAATTAGATTGAAATTAATTATATTTTTTATACTTTTTATATTTATAATTATATTCGCTATATTGTTAAGTACTTATAAAATAAAGATTACTATAAAAATAAAGGATGAACATAGCTACTTTAGCATAAGAGCTTCTACGCTTCAAGGATTATTAAAGCACCAATATGAAGTTCAATTTATAGATTTAATTTTACATGAAAATAAACCTCTTTTAAAGACAATCACAGCTCGGAAAGAAAAAGATTCATATACAAAAAAAGAAGAGAAGTTAAATTTAAATGAAATAAAAAATTATATAAATATTATTAAAAAAAATAAGGAAATATATGAAGAAATATTAAATTACATATTGGAAAAAATGATAATAGAGAAATTTAATCTAGATATTAAGGTTGGATTAAATGATGCTGCTACAACTGCGATAATTTATGGAGCTACTAATTTTCTAGTTGGAATACCCATAAACGTTATAACTAGAAAAAAAAGTTTTACAGAAATGAATATAAATATTACTCCAGAATTTAATAAGAATATTTTAGAAGTAAATTTTAACTGTATAATTATCCTGAGATTAGTAAATATTATTATTGCAAGACGTAAAGCGAAACCTGTAAACATTTAGTTACAAATTTAAAAGGTGGTGAAGTAAATGGGAGATCATCCTATAGAGGGACTAATGAAAACTACTATGGAAAGCATTAAGGGCATGATAGATGTAAACACGATTGTAGGAAGCCCTGTACAGACTCCGGATGGCCAGGTAATAATACCTATATCTAAAGTTTCTTTTGGATTTGCATCTGGTGGTGGAAATTATGTTGTGGATAAAGAAGGAGAAGAGGAAATTCCTTTTGCTGGTGGGTCAGGAGCTGGAGTATCAGTTCAACCAGTAGCTTTCATGGTGGTTGGAAACAGTAAGATGAAGCTATTACCTGTAGATCAAGGAAATAATATGCTAAATAGTATATTAGACTTTATTCCTAAAATATCAAATGAAATGAAAAAAAATGATAAAAGTAAAAAAATAATGACAATGATATATGTGAAAGTGATTATGAAAACTAAAGAGTAAACAACTGCTCTTTAGTTTTTCAATACAAAACTACACTTGGACTATTTGGAGTGATAATATGAAGTTTAAAAGACTAATTACCATTATTATAGCTATAATATTATTTCAAAGTGGTATAGTTACTGTATATGGTACAGAAGATAATAGTATAAAATTATCAGCAAAAAGTGCTGTTTTAATAGATTCTGCTACAGGTAGAATATTGTATTCAAACAATGGTGATAAACGACTCCCAATGGCTAGTACTACTAAAATAATGACTGCACTTGTAGCAATTGAGAAAGGCGATTTAGATAAAAAAGTAACTATTAAAAAGGAATCTGTTGGAATAGAAGGATCAAGTATATATTTAGCTGAGAATGAAGAAATCTCACTAAGAGATTTACTATATGGCCTTATGCTTAGATCAGGAAATGATGCGGCTACGGCTATAGCTAATGAAATAGGAGGTTCAACTGAAGAATTCTCTAAAATGATGAATGAAAAAGCTAAACAGATTGGAGCTAAAAATAGTAACTTTATGAATCCACATGGTTTGCATGATGAAAATCATTATACCACAGCTTATGATCTGGCTATTATAACCAAAGAGGCTCTTAAAAGTAAAGAATTTAGAGAAATATCAAAAGCTAGAACATGGATTGCAGAGAGAGAAATAAATAAACATTTTTATAATAAAAATAATACACTATGGGAGTATGAAGGTGGAGATGGAGGAAAGACAGGCTTTACAAAGGCTGCAGGAAGATGTCTTGTCACAACTGCAACTAGAAATGGTACACAACTAATAGCTGTAGTACTTA
This window harbors:
- a CDS encoding DUF2953 domain-containing protein, whose amino-acid sequence is MKLIIFFILFIFIIIFAILLSTYKIKITIKIKDEHSYFSIRASTLQGLLKHQYEVQFIDLILHENKPLLKTITARKEKDSYTKKEEKLNLNEIKNYINIIKKNKEIYEEILNYILEKMIIEKFNLDIKVGLNDAATTAIIYGATNFLVGIPINVITRKKSFTEMNINITPEFNKNILEVNFNCIIILRLVNIIIARRKAKPVNI
- a CDS encoding D-alanyl-D-alanine carboxypeptidase family protein, whose translation is MKFKRLITIIIAIILFQSGIVTVYGTEDNSIKLSAKSAVLIDSATGRILYSNNGDKRLPMASTTKIMTALVAIEKGDLDKKVTIKKESVGIEGSSIYLAENEEISLRDLLYGLMLRSGNDAATAIANEIGGSTEEFSKMMNEKAKQIGAKNSNFMNPHGLHDENHYTTAYDLAIITKEALKSKEFREISKARTWIAEREINKHFYNKNNTLWEYEGGDGGKTGFTKAAGRCLVTTATRNGTQLIAVVLNDGNWFNDCYTLMDYGFKNYKSFVIYSENQFIRNIDVINGVKENISVITKDELIIPLKEEEKDKIKTVVKLPKELSAPINKGDKIGELQTFLEGELISTTDLVSNDKVSEKSKYNKIKDMLKKII
- the ytfJ gene encoding GerW family sporulation protein, coding for MGDHPIEGLMKTTMESIKGMIDVNTIVGSPVQTPDGQVIIPISKVSFGFASGGGNYVVDKEGEEEIPFAGGSGAGVSVQPVAFMVVGNSKMKLLPVDQGNNMLNSILDFIPKISNEMKKNDKSKKIMTMIYVKVIMKTKE
- a CDS encoding segregation and condensation protein A, encoding MKYNIILESFEGPLDLLYHLIEKEKVDIYDIPISKITDQYIAHIETMKELDLDVTSEFLVMAATLLEIKSKMLLPVSKKDEGFQQSMDELDPRVDLVRRLIEYKKYKDASEKLKSREELYSKIYYKAKEEIEYEEEDIAFENIDLDHLIVVYKEILKKCIDYEKEVEYKEIARDKVTIEESIDSILDMVNYRKKVFFEDLFQDKNTKAMVVVTFLALLELIKQKLVSIKQEGNFARIVVELKNTK
- the scpB gene encoding SMC-Scp complex subunit ScpB, with protein sequence MDKREIKSVIEGLLFTWGDPLSIKDIRDVLEIPEKEVNDILHEMIDEFNYERRGIQILKTNNTYQLGTRAEHFEWMKKLCVPKESKTLSAAALETLSIIAYKQPIIKSEIEAIRGVKCDKAISTLLEKKLIKEAGRLEKTGRPILYGTTDEFLKCFGLDTLKQLPQLKEIIEDKEEKNI
- a CDS encoding site-2 protease family protein → MLAVDNMFNWIIAKSIALPGLLIAIIFHELAHGYSAYLLGDSTAKNYGRLTLNPISHIDPLGFIMLYVIGFGWAKPVPINPNNFKNRKRDNIIVSLAGSFTNFIIVIITIIVLVISVKLKANDIFISIVYIIMQYNLSFGIFNLLPFPPLDGSKVVASLLPLKYEIKFYQYERYLYAALIVLLITNRIDKILGKLLFIGNSLIMDMINMLIRLI
- a CDS encoding alpha/beta fold hydrolase; the encoded protein is MGYYVRVEPNVKVYVEDLNQEGKKTIVFLHGWPGSHKLFEYQFNELPKKGYRCIGIDQRGFGESDKPFTGYDYNRLSDDVRAVVDALKLNDFVLAGHSTGGAIAIRYMARHNGHGVSKLALFAAATPSLIKRPNFPYGLDREVVTNIIHDTYNDRPKMLSNFGDIFFFQHITEPFASWFLQLGLQAAGWATAAIANTWLREELFYDLEKINVPTLIIHGIHDKVVLFELGKLQEQGIKNSRLIPFQYSGHGAFYDQRDKFNEELTKFITE